In the genome of Paenibacillus sp. FSL R5-0766, one region contains:
- a CDS encoding BlaI/MecI/CopY family transcriptional regulator, translating into MRIHNFKVGERGLNRFFGPLEAKIMDILWARPGSSIREVQTALEQDKDVNFNTVMTVMNRLVDKGLLEKSQKGRTSLYQPVQSKEEFMNDQSKELSHELVDEFGALALNHMLDALDEADAGLIERLEQKIKQWKKDTD; encoded by the coding sequence ATGAGAATACACAATTTCAAAGTGGGTGAGCGTGGGCTCAACCGATTTTTCGGTCCGCTGGAGGCCAAGATCATGGACATTTTATGGGCTCGTCCTGGCAGCAGCATCCGTGAAGTGCAGACCGCACTTGAACAAGACAAAGACGTCAATTTTAATACAGTCATGACCGTGATGAACCGGCTCGTAGACAAGGGACTTCTCGAAAAGTCGCAAAAGGGCAGAACATCTTTGTACCAACCGGTACAGAGCAAGGAGGAGTTTATGAACGACCAATCCAAGGAATTGTCACATGAGTTGGTGGATGAATTCGGAGCTTTGGCATTGAATCATATGCTGGATGCGCTGGATGAAGCAGATGCGGGTCTGATTGAACGCTTGGAACAGAAGATCAAACAATGGAAAAAGGATACCGATTAA
- a CDS encoding anaerobic ribonucleoside triphosphate reductase, translated as MNMLEYATPPASDLLSDLGRRIIGAEDADTLRENANLNGDSFSGKMSRLGSETAKWHALRHVLPEELAQAVENGDLYVHDLDQYALGTTNCIFIPFDRLLAAGFNTGNGSVRTPQTIMSAMALVAIIFQSQQNSQYGGVSANKIDWDLAPYVQRSFRKHYRKGQRLFDENVLIGDEQLHLDSIEAKNQCPRAYAFAYEETELETGQAAESLIHNLNTMSSRAGGQIPFTSLNYGLCTSAEGRLVSRSLLEATIRGLGNGETPVFPQHIFQCKQGINQAQGEPNYDLFRLAVTCSSRRMYPNFVNVDASFNLPYYHREDPDTIIATMGCRTRTLADRFGRNRQSGKGNLSFNTINLVKLGIRFGICQGARAVADRTGFYTALESVMHNAASGLLHRYRIQTLQPAKASDFMMREGVWEGGEQLGPNEPVAELLKHGTLSLGFIGLAECMTALYGRHHGQDTHVHREALNIIRTMREFCDRMSEQHNLNITLFATPAEGLSGKFTKIDRERYGLIPGVNDREYYTNSFHIPVYHTLPAYRKIELEAPFHTLCNAGAISYVELDGNVRANTAAFLRIVQYALAQDIGYFSINHPIDRCPACGYEGVIGDVCPGCEAHENHVHFQRLRRVTGYLTGDYKVRFNAAKQAEVRDRVKHR; from the coding sequence ATGAACATGCTTGAGTATGCCACTCCACCGGCATCCGATCTATTATCCGACCTGGGAAGACGAATTATTGGCGCAGAAGACGCCGATACGCTGAGGGAAAATGCCAATCTGAACGGAGACTCCTTCAGCGGCAAGATGAGCAGACTCGGTTCGGAGACCGCCAAGTGGCATGCTCTGCGTCATGTGCTGCCGGAAGAGCTTGCTCAAGCTGTGGAGAACGGGGATCTGTACGTGCACGATCTGGATCAGTATGCACTCGGAACGACCAACTGCATCTTTATCCCGTTTGACCGTCTTCTTGCTGCGGGTTTCAATACAGGCAACGGATCGGTTCGCACACCTCAGACGATCATGTCTGCAATGGCTCTGGTTGCGATCATCTTCCAATCCCAGCAGAACAGTCAATATGGCGGTGTATCGGCCAATAAGATTGACTGGGATTTGGCCCCTTATGTACAGCGATCGTTCCGCAAACACTACCGCAAAGGGCAACGGCTCTTTGATGAAAATGTTCTGATCGGGGATGAACAGCTTCATCTGGATAGCATCGAAGCGAAGAATCAATGTCCGCGGGCATATGCCTTCGCCTATGAAGAGACTGAATTGGAGACAGGACAAGCTGCTGAATCACTGATTCATAACCTGAATACGATGAGCAGCCGGGCGGGTGGTCAGATTCCATTTACTTCACTGAACTATGGATTATGTACTTCTGCGGAAGGACGGTTGGTATCACGCTCGTTGCTGGAAGCAACCATTCGTGGCCTGGGCAACGGGGAGACTCCCGTGTTCCCTCAACATATTTTCCAATGTAAACAGGGGATCAATCAGGCTCAAGGAGAGCCGAACTATGATCTGTTCCGGCTCGCAGTCACCTGTTCATCCCGGCGGATGTATCCTAACTTTGTCAATGTGGATGCCTCTTTCAATCTGCCCTACTATCATCGGGAAGATCCGGATACGATCATTGCAACAATGGGATGCCGCACACGTACACTGGCTGACCGGTTTGGTCGCAATCGTCAAAGTGGTAAAGGTAATCTGTCCTTCAACACCATTAACCTCGTGAAGCTCGGCATCCGGTTTGGTATTTGCCAAGGTGCAAGAGCTGTCGCTGACCGAACCGGATTCTATACTGCTTTGGAGTCAGTTATGCATAATGCCGCTTCCGGCCTGCTGCACCGCTACCGAATTCAGACATTGCAGCCTGCCAAGGCATCGGACTTCATGATGCGGGAGGGTGTATGGGAAGGTGGAGAACAGCTTGGCCCGAACGAGCCGGTTGCCGAGCTTTTAAAGCATGGAACATTATCTCTTGGTTTTATCGGTCTCGCAGAATGTATGACAGCTCTCTATGGGCGCCATCATGGGCAGGACACTCATGTACATCGTGAAGCACTGAACATTATTCGGACCATGAGAGAGTTCTGTGACCGGATGAGCGAGCAGCATAACCTGAATATCACCCTGTTTGCCACACCTGCTGAAGGGTTGTCCGGCAAATTCACAAAGATTGACAGAGAGCGTTATGGCCTCATTCCTGGAGTTAATGATCGGGAGTATTATACGAACTCATTCCATATCCCGGTATACCATACTCTTCCAGCTTATCGGAAGATTGAACTGGAGGCCCCGTTCCATACGTTATGTAATGCGGGTGCAATCTCCTATGTGGAGCTTGACGGGAACGTTCGAGCCAACACCGCAGCTTTCCTGCGGATCGTGCAATATGCACTGGCACAGGATATCGGATATTTCTCCATTAATCACCCGATTGATCGCTGTCCTGCATGTGGTTATGAAGGCGTCATCGGGGATGTATGCCCAGGCTGTGAAGCCCATGAGAACCATGTACACTTCCAGCGGTTACGCCGCGTAACGGGCTATCTGACCGGGGATTACAAAGTACGCTTCAATGCTGCGAAACAAGCTGAAGTGCGGGATCGGGTGAAACACCGGTGA
- a CDS encoding catalase: MTERMTTNQGAPVGDNQNSRTAGRRGPTLLEDYHLIEKIAHFDRERIPERVVHARGAGAHGVFTLEQSMKAYTTADFLQDPGTETDVLVRFSTVIHGTGSPETARDPRGFAVKFYTREGNYDIVGNHLPVFFIRDAMKFPDMVHSLKPAPDTNIQDPARYWDFMTLSPESTHMMTWLFSDLGTPASYREMDGFGVHAFKWINAQGQVHYVKYKWESAQGVRGFSRQEAAEVQGQDFNHATRDLREHIKNGQYPQWKLQVQLLKPEQMDDFAFDPLDPTKTWPEDVLPFHTVGTMTLNRNPQNFFAEVEQAAFSPSAVVPGIEPSEDKLLQGRLFSYPDTQRHRLGTNYLQIPVNCPYAPVRNHQRDGLMNVNQDPSPVNYEPNSSGNSPQEDPAYRDSQVPLQGHVTREKIEKTDDYTQAGELFRSFTPVEQQHLLDNLINDLKGVSVDIQMRALCHFFRADGQLGGRLAHGLGVDISAHMPSQDGK; encoded by the coding sequence ATGACAGAACGTATGACTACGAATCAGGGAGCACCTGTAGGTGACAACCAGAATTCTCGCACAGCAGGTAGAAGAGGGCCAACACTGCTTGAAGACTACCATCTCATTGAGAAAATAGCCCACTTTGACCGAGAACGTATTCCCGAAAGAGTCGTACATGCGAGAGGTGCCGGAGCCCATGGTGTATTCACACTGGAGCAAAGTATGAAGGCTTATACAACAGCGGACTTCCTGCAAGATCCGGGTACCGAGACGGATGTGCTGGTTCGTTTTTCAACTGTTATTCACGGTACGGGATCACCAGAGACTGCACGAGATCCGCGTGGATTTGCCGTCAAATTCTACACACGTGAAGGCAACTATGATATCGTGGGCAACCATCTGCCCGTCTTCTTCATTCGTGATGCCATGAAGTTCCCTGACATGGTTCACTCCCTGAAGCCAGCTCCGGATACCAACATTCAGGACCCAGCTCGCTATTGGGACTTTATGACTCTCTCGCCGGAATCAACGCATATGATGACCTGGTTATTCTCTGACCTGGGTACACCGGCAAGTTATCGGGAGATGGATGGATTCGGCGTACATGCTTTCAAATGGATCAATGCACAGGGACAGGTCCACTATGTGAAGTATAAGTGGGAGTCTGCCCAAGGGGTCCGAGGCTTCTCTCGTCAGGAAGCTGCCGAAGTACAGGGCCAGGACTTTAACCATGCTACCCGTGATCTGCGTGAACATATCAAGAACGGGCAATACCCGCAGTGGAAGCTTCAGGTGCAACTGTTGAAGCCTGAACAGATGGATGATTTTGCTTTTGATCCACTCGACCCTACGAAGACCTGGCCTGAGGATGTACTCCCGTTCCATACGGTAGGAACCATGACCCTGAATCGTAATCCGCAAAACTTCTTTGCTGAAGTGGAGCAGGCTGCGTTTTCTCCTAGTGCAGTTGTGCCTGGAATTGAGCCTTCCGAAGATAAATTACTGCAAGGACGCTTATTCTCCTACCCAGATACACAGCGGCACCGGCTTGGAACGAACTATTTGCAAATTCCGGTGAATTGCCCGTACGCACCCGTTCGTAATCATCAGCGTGATGGACTCATGAATGTGAATCAGGACCCATCCCCGGTGAACTATGAACCCAACAGTTCCGGGAACAGCCCGCAGGAAGATCCGGCATACCGGGACAGTCAGGTTCCGTTGCAAGGGCACGTTACAAGAGAGAAAATCGAGAAGACGGATGATTATACGCAGGCAGGGGAGCTATTCCGTTCATTCACTCCTGTAGAGCAGCAGCATTTGCTGGATAATCTGATCAATGACCTTAAGGGCGTATCTGTTGATATTCAGATGCGTGCCCTGTGCCACTTCTTCCGGGCGGATGGACAGCTTGGCGGACGTTTGGCTCATGGACTCGGTGTGGATATTTCTGCACATATGCCGTCACAGGATGGAAAATAA
- a CDS encoding histidine kinase dimerization/phospho-acceptor domain-containing protein encodes MGTAEGITRGFYEDIQEAAAHIVDVLSGILKVNTIFVATNDGLTNVILEAFNRKEELIVKGSELPFEDSYCSLVLKDKHENLTIQNTCEHPMTRFMDVTSGLGNRFFVGVPIMRRSGETFGTICLMDNPDYVISETDMKTLKAMAVFLGYVVDLESTLHLQERKLSDSEQMQEQLQAEKERAESEAMTKSQMLKLMSHEIRNPLNGILGLTDLIRTPDMPEEQSEYVNMIETSGNILLSLLNNMMNFNINETGKTVIHDDPFDLVGTIENTVYLYAGIAAGKNIELGLNLELNVSQVFVGDEIKIGQLLAHVIQYALDSTREGSVLITAVVNGEDTEETGTLLLKVNYRGQTLSDKKMQTFNSQEEKLNIQKLIGSNLGLAVSQNLAILMHGHIQVSSVKENETEFNISLPLRRYWELPQLASVQQRLKGKKVLLAKDPDILQGVSSLMRRWEMDVHMTSNLTLAHDWINKGFMPDVAVVDMGLLEGGAVNFVQELKQRLEDLPVIVLVPYGIHIELHEAEAFDAVLTKPVRQADLLNALSITLP; translated from the coding sequence ATGGGGACGGCAGAAGGCATTACGAGAGGCTTCTATGAAGATATACAGGAAGCTGCGGCCCATATTGTAGACGTACTAAGTGGTATATTGAAGGTCAATACCATCTTTGTTGCTACGAATGACGGTTTGACGAATGTCATTCTGGAGGCGTTCAATCGCAAGGAAGAATTGATTGTAAAAGGTAGCGAACTTCCATTTGAAGATTCTTACTGCAGCTTGGTATTAAAAGATAAACATGAGAACCTTACAATCCAGAATACATGTGAACATCCGATGACAAGATTCATGGATGTCACGAGCGGGCTCGGCAATCGTTTCTTCGTGGGCGTGCCTATCATGCGAAGATCTGGCGAAACATTCGGGACCATCTGTCTGATGGATAATCCTGATTATGTAATCAGTGAAACCGACATGAAGACGCTGAAGGCGATGGCTGTATTCCTTGGCTATGTTGTGGACCTGGAGAGCACACTGCATCTTCAGGAGCGTAAACTGAGTGATTCGGAACAAATGCAAGAGCAGCTCCAGGCAGAGAAAGAACGAGCTGAATCGGAGGCCATGACCAAATCACAGATGCTCAAGCTGATGAGTCATGAGATTCGCAATCCGTTGAATGGCATTCTGGGACTGACTGATCTGATACGTACACCGGATATGCCTGAGGAGCAGTCAGAATATGTGAATATGATTGAGACGAGCGGCAATATTCTACTTTCTTTGTTGAACAATATGATGAATTTCAACATCAATGAGACAGGTAAAACGGTTATACATGATGATCCATTCGATCTGGTAGGTACAATCGAGAATACGGTCTATCTTTATGCGGGAATTGCGGCTGGCAAGAACATTGAGCTGGGATTAAATCTGGAGCTGAATGTGTCGCAAGTATTCGTTGGTGATGAGATCAAGATCGGACAGTTGCTTGCACATGTCATTCAATACGCTCTCGATTCAACGCGTGAGGGCTCCGTCCTGATCACGGCAGTGGTGAACGGAGAAGACACCGAAGAGACCGGTACACTTCTGCTCAAGGTGAATTACAGAGGTCAGACGTTATCGGATAAGAAGATGCAAACCTTTAACAGCCAAGAAGAGAAGTTGAATATCCAAAAACTGATTGGAAGCAATCTGGGTCTGGCTGTAAGCCAGAATCTTGCCATTCTCATGCATGGCCATATTCAGGTGAGCAGTGTGAAGGAAAATGAGACGGAATTCAACATATCCCTTCCGTTACGCAGATACTGGGAGTTACCTCAACTCGCAAGTGTTCAGCAGCGGTTAAAAGGGAAAAAGGTGTTACTTGCCAAGGACCCTGACATTTTGCAAGGCGTCTCTTCCCTGATGCGTAGGTGGGAGATGGATGTACACATGACCTCGAATTTGACATTAGCGCATGATTGGATCAACAAAGGATTCATGCCTGATGTAGCCGTTGTGGATATGGGATTACTGGAAGGCGGCGCGGTCAATTTTGTACAAGAACTGAAACAGCGACTGGAGGATCTGCCCGTCATTGTTCTTGTTCCTTATGGTATACACATTGAATTGCATGAAGCAGAAGCCTTTGATGCTGTCCTGACGAAGCCAGTCAGACAGGCTGATCTGTTGAATGCATTGAGTATTACTTTGCCTTAA
- a CDS encoding M56 family metallopeptidase: MFTVGFGIPLLVFMQMFMYAMYKIFGWDIPFNLLWLCNHWMSRLGWLSVGHFLLALVLLTFAGTGWLLMVRMMKTRAAVRKLRSMEVRALSRELESKYHHLGQPGFIVVDKHSPVAFTIGLWRPCIVLSTGLLKMLDAEEETAVVYHEVHHLWHRDPLKTTLLSVFAIMMPYIPVLKHTSKHYNIVREILADNEAIERTGNVAGIGSALLKLLRACPEPWGATELTVQSSFADTSVNVRISRLLDPEQDVTLRLPRYAVLMSATVFLLLSILFVWSIG; encoded by the coding sequence TTGTTTACCGTCGGGTTTGGCATTCCGTTACTCGTGTTCATGCAGATGTTCATGTACGCGATGTACAAAATTTTTGGCTGGGATATCCCGTTTAACCTGCTCTGGCTCTGCAATCATTGGATGAGTCGACTGGGTTGGTTATCCGTGGGACATTTTCTGCTGGCACTGGTATTGCTGACATTTGCGGGAACAGGTTGGTTGCTAATGGTGCGTATGATGAAAACCAGAGCAGCCGTACGTAAGCTCCGCTCCATGGAGGTGCGTGCATTGTCTCGCGAACTGGAGTCCAAGTATCACCATCTCGGACAGCCAGGATTCATTGTAGTGGACAAGCATTCTCCGGTTGCATTTACAATTGGTCTATGGAGACCTTGCATCGTACTCTCCACGGGGCTTCTGAAGATGCTGGATGCAGAAGAGGAGACAGCAGTTGTGTACCACGAAGTCCATCATCTGTGGCACCGTGACCCACTGAAAACAACACTGTTATCGGTATTTGCAATCATGATGCCGTATATTCCCGTATTGAAGCATACTTCGAAACATTACAATATCGTTAGAGAAATTCTGGCAGACAATGAGGCTATTGAGCGTACAGGCAATGTGGCAGGCATTGGCAGTGCTTTGCTCAAGCTGCTCCGTGCTTGTCCTGAACCTTGGGGGGCCACAGAACTGACCGTTCAATCCTCATTTGCGGATACGTCGGTGAATGTCCGAATTTCACGTCTGCTGGACCCGGAACAGGACGTCACGCTGAGATTGCCACGTTACGCCGTTCTGATGTCGGCTACTGTTTTTCTATTGCTGTCTATCTTGTTTGTTTGGTCGATCGGATAG
- a CDS encoding aldo/keto reductase family protein — MDYRRLGGSGLKVSEISLGSWLTYGGYVERENAVKSIETAFDEGINFFDTANVYERGAAEELLGQTLKAYSRDSYVLATKVFGKMGDGPNDQGLSRKHIKEQCEASLKRLGVEYVDIYYCHRYHTETPIEETLRALDDLVRQGKVLYVGVSQWTAAQMEDALGTADRLLLDHIVVNQPVYNMFDRYIENEIIPLGERKGIGQVVYSPLAQGLLTGKYTSVSDIPENSRAAKLGWDEGKISADRIGKVRQLIEVADKLDLKVGQLALAWILRQNNVSSALVGASRPEQVKENAAASGVKLDAAIIEEIESILA, encoded by the coding sequence TTGGATTATCGCAGATTAGGTGGAAGCGGACTGAAAGTAAGCGAGATCAGCCTGGGAAGCTGGCTGACGTACGGAGGGTATGTGGAACGTGAAAATGCGGTGAAATCAATTGAAACTGCATTTGATGAAGGCATTAACTTTTTTGATACTGCCAATGTATATGAACGGGGTGCAGCAGAAGAACTGCTTGGACAGACGCTCAAAGCGTACTCCCGTGACTCTTATGTACTTGCAACCAAAGTATTTGGCAAAATGGGTGATGGTCCGAATGACCAGGGGTTGTCTCGCAAACATATCAAGGAGCAATGTGAAGCCAGCTTGAAGCGCCTGGGCGTTGAATATGTGGATATCTATTACTGCCATCGTTATCATACCGAAACACCAATTGAAGAAACACTCCGCGCTCTTGATGATCTGGTACGTCAAGGCAAAGTGTTATATGTAGGCGTCAGCCAGTGGACTGCAGCTCAGATGGAAGATGCGCTAGGTACAGCAGATCGTCTGCTCCTCGATCATATCGTGGTCAATCAGCCGGTGTACAACATGTTTGACCGTTATATTGAAAATGAGATTATCCCGCTCGGCGAGCGTAAAGGCATCGGACAAGTTGTATACTCCCCGCTTGCTCAAGGTCTATTGACCGGGAAATATACGTCCGTTTCCGATATCCCGGAGAATAGCCGTGCTGCCAAGCTAGGATGGGACGAAGGAAAGATCAGTGCGGATCGCATCGGGAAAGTTCGTCAGCTGATTGAAGTGGCGGACAAGCTGGATCTGAAGGTTGGCCAACTGGCCCTTGCCTGGATTCTGCGCCAGAACAATGTATCCAGTGCACTTGTAGGGGCGAGTCGTCCTGAGCAGGTAAAAGAGAACGCGGCTGCATCTGGCGTGAAGCTGGATGCTGCCATTATCGAGGAGATTGAGAGCATCCTTGCTTGA
- the nrdG gene encoding anaerobic ribonucleoside-triphosphate reductase activating protein, which translates to MNLYGYIPESVNEGTGLRAVLFISGCRHACPGCFSPDSWSFRAGEPFTEERQQQILHEVTTHPLLDGVTLCGGDPFFSAAECTSWVQQLRAARPDLTVWAYTGFEYEELITDPARAELARLCDVIIDGRYVEAERDVSLPFRGSRNQRLIDVRATLATRTIVTMQLSMR; encoded by the coding sequence GTGAATCTATATGGTTACATCCCGGAATCGGTGAATGAAGGGACCGGCCTGCGTGCTGTGTTGTTCATCAGCGGATGTCGTCACGCCTGTCCGGGCTGCTTCAGTCCGGATTCATGGAGCTTTCGAGCGGGGGAGCCCTTTACAGAGGAGCGGCAGCAGCAGATTCTGCATGAAGTGACGACCCATCCATTGCTGGATGGCGTTACGTTGTGTGGTGGTGATCCCTTTTTCTCGGCAGCAGAATGTACGTCTTGGGTTCAACAGCTCCGCGCTGCACGTCCTGATCTGACGGTATGGGCCTACACGGGATTTGAATATGAAGAACTGATTACCGACCCTGCGAGAGCGGAGCTTGCCCGGTTGTGCGATGTGATTATTGACGGTCGATACGTTGAAGCGGAGCGTGATGTCTCCCTTCCCTTCCGGGGTAGCCGGAATCAGCGTTTGATTGATGTCCGTGCAACACTAGCCACTCGAACCATCGTTACAATGCAGCTCAGTATGCGGTAA
- a CDS encoding winged-helix domain-containing protein: MQKQTDQVKIKLPGRRLPLRVKPALSDSTPLVDNCPVTRRVILISPMPGQVHELVKALTDSCFDVLVFHRWEPDLHERLVFDLLIYDLSVAGTIDAFAGISSRLNREAEHTTPCLYLVGEKMIGSASGPMLQEELLVWPARPQEALYRVQRMIGNSPALPNRGFLPEEGHRIGFKDLWLDRERMSVQRDNNRIHLTKTEYDLLLKLIDAKGAVISREEMLSDIWETDFTGGSNVVDVHIKSLRKKLGDNASSPQYIVTVRGVGYRLAD, translated from the coding sequence ATGCAGAAACAAACGGATCAAGTAAAAATAAAACTGCCTGGCCGCCGTTTACCCCTTAGGGTTAAACCCGCCTTGTCCGATTCAACACCTCTTGTGGACAATTGTCCTGTCACACGGCGTGTTATTCTGATCAGCCCGATGCCGGGGCAGGTTCATGAACTGGTAAAAGCCTTAACGGATAGCTGCTTTGATGTACTGGTCTTTCATCGCTGGGAACCGGATCTGCATGAGCGTCTTGTCTTTGATCTGTTGATCTATGATCTGTCTGTTGCCGGAACGATCGATGCATTTGCCGGCATTAGCAGCCGATTGAATCGTGAGGCTGAGCATACAACCCCTTGTTTGTATCTGGTTGGTGAGAAGATGATCGGCAGCGCAAGTGGACCGATGCTTCAGGAGGAATTGCTGGTATGGCCTGCACGCCCGCAGGAAGCACTTTACCGGGTGCAGCGCATGATTGGCAACAGTCCTGCTTTGCCCAACCGTGGTTTTTTGCCTGAGGAAGGACACCGTATCGGATTTAAAGATCTGTGGCTTGATCGTGAACGGATGAGTGTACAGCGCGATAATAACCGAATTCATCTAACCAAGACCGAATATGATCTGTTACTCAAGCTGATTGATGCCAAAGGTGCAGTCATTTCCCGTGAGGAAATGCTCAGCGATATCTGGGAGACTGATTTTACAGGTGGAAGTAACGTTGTCGATGTTCATATCAAAAGCTTGCGCAAAAAATTGGGCGATAATGCGTCTTCGCCGCAATATATTGTCACTGTAAGAGGAGTGGGCTACCGCCTGGCGGATTAG
- a CDS encoding DoxX family protein, whose protein sequence is MNNKSVEIGLLFSRIMIGLIFVLHGWSKFEGGISGTVGFFESIGIPGFLASVVAIIELVGGAAMILGLGTRVFAALFAIVMVGVLFTAKVGEPFLSGTELDYLLLAGSLTLLFTGSRFLAVDYLFSRQGNARQNVSA, encoded by the coding sequence ATGAATAATAAAAGTGTAGAGATTGGATTACTTTTCTCAAGGATTATGATCGGTTTGATCTTTGTATTGCACGGATGGAGTAAATTCGAAGGTGGAATCAGCGGTACGGTAGGTTTTTTCGAAAGTATTGGAATTCCCGGATTTCTTGCATCCGTTGTAGCCATCATTGAGTTGGTAGGTGGTGCAGCGATGATTCTGGGTCTGGGAACACGTGTGTTTGCTGCCCTGTTTGCCATCGTGATGGTTGGCGTTCTGTTTACAGCCAAAGTGGGTGAGCCGTTCCTGAGTGGTACGGAGTTAGATTACCTGCTGCTGGCGGGTTCCCTGACACTGCTCTTCACAGGAAGCCGCTTCCTGGCCGTGGATTATCTGTTCTCCAGACAGGGGAACGCTCGCCAGAATGTGAGTGCTTGA
- a CDS encoding transcriptional repressor has translation MRTLNLTIQRQAVYDVVRHSEDHPTAADVMNRLVEQGYNLAYGTVYNSLRYLTDKELIRELKLGETASRYDARMDDHQHIMCEVCGKVDEVMTEVPPQWMKQVAEETGYAIDHAHVVFGGVCGECRNKRIK, from the coding sequence GTGAGAACTTTAAATCTGACGATACAACGGCAAGCGGTATATGATGTGGTGCGCCATTCAGAGGATCACCCGACAGCTGCAGATGTCATGAATCGACTCGTGGAACAAGGATATAATCTGGCCTATGGTACAGTGTATAATTCTCTTCGTTATCTAACGGACAAAGAATTGATACGGGAGCTTAAACTCGGAGAGACAGCAAGCCGGTACGATGCCCGTATGGATGATCATCAGCATATTATGTGTGAAGTGTGCGGCAAAGTGGACGAGGTGATGACGGAGGTTCCTCCACAATGGATGAAACAGGTAGCTGAAGAAACCGGATATGCAATCGATCATGCTCATGTGGTCTTTGGAGGTGTCTGCGGGGAATGCAGAAACAAACGGATCAAGTAA
- a CDS encoding diguanylate cyclase, which produces MFSTFFINICVMITFMYVSGIIAKFYSIRLPFPSLRVQLIGGLLFGIYGTVLMNYSFPLNETTIVDLRHLAIVTAAVYLGGLASVVAGLMISVLRILMFGISSSAIDAGFVMTLIGLSGVYFAYASWSRLTKIITMNLLGITLIFIILMLNTDSMNSLMKVYPLQMTISFLGGLFIYFIAEFINKSNEMLFLLERRASTDHLTNLSNRRQFEKSLQFELQHARDYQQKLSLLAIDIDRFKKVNDTYGHSAGDAVLKQLGQLLVEHARSADIVSRNGGEEFAILLLDCGHRQAVATAESIRQAVEKYHFALPDGHTTRLTISIGVAVYPDHCDDHDDDDFYEQADRALYEAKNTGRNRVCALTLRSLPLTL; this is translated from the coding sequence TTGTTTAGCACTTTTTTCATTAATATCTGTGTCATGATTACGTTTATGTATGTGTCCGGAATCATAGCCAAGTTCTATAGTATCCGATTGCCTTTTCCCTCGTTACGTGTTCAGTTGATCGGCGGGTTATTATTCGGTATATATGGCACAGTACTCATGAACTATTCTTTCCCTCTGAACGAGACTACGATTGTTGATCTACGGCATCTGGCCATCGTTACCGCAGCGGTATATCTGGGAGGACTGGCTTCGGTCGTTGCGGGACTCATGATCTCGGTCCTTCGTATTCTGATGTTTGGCATATCATCCTCTGCCATAGATGCAGGATTTGTCATGACTCTGATCGGACTGTCCGGTGTATACTTCGCCTATGCTTCCTGGTCCAGACTGACCAAAATTATTACGATGAATCTGCTCGGCATTACATTAATCTTTATCATCCTTATGTTGAACACCGACAGCATGAATTCATTAATGAAGGTATATCCGTTACAAATGACCATTTCTTTTCTCGGTGGATTATTTATCTATTTCATCGCAGAATTCATTAATAAATCCAATGAAATGTTATTTTTATTGGAAAGAAGAGCATCTACCGATCATCTTACCAACCTGAGCAATCGAAGACAGTTCGAAAAATCACTTCAATTCGAGCTTCAGCATGCTCGGGATTACCAACAAAAGCTGTCCTTGCTGGCCATCGATATTGACCGATTCAAAAAGGTGAACGACACCTATGGTCATTCCGCCGGCGATGCGGTCCTGAAGCAACTTGGACAACTGCTCGTTGAGCATGCACGTTCTGCTGATATCGTGTCACGAAACGGTGGGGAAGAATTCGCCATTCTCTTGCTCGACTGTGGACACCGTCAGGCCGTGGCTACCGCCGAATCTATACGACAGGCTGTAGAGAAATACCATTTTGCTCTACCTGACGGGCACACGACACGTCTAACCATCTCCATTGGTGTAGCCGTGTATCCCGATCATTGTGATGATCATGACGATGACGATTTCTACGAACAGGCCGATCGTGCATTATATGAAGCGAAGAATACAGGGCGTAACCGTGTGTGTGCCTTAACTTTACGTTCCTTGCCTCTTACACTTTAA